A stretch of DNA from Mucilaginibacter daejeonensis:
TAAGTGTTCGTGCCAGAGGCATGCCGAACCAGCCGCAACCTAATATACTGATCATGTCGCAAATTTAGTCGTTTAGATCCATCATGTGCCCGATCAAGACATTCATGGCTCGAAATTAGATGAATGTACAAAGTGAAGAAAATTTTATTTTTTGGCGACAGCCTCACTGCCGGCTACGGACTGCGTGATCCACGGACCACATCCTTACCCGCGCTCATACAGCAACGTATCGATATTGATAAGCTGCCTTACCAGGTAATTAATGCCGGGCAAAGTGGCGATACCACTTCGGGTGGTTTGTTGCGGATCGATGGCTATCTTGATCAGGCGATAGACGTGTTAGTACTTGAATTGGGAGCTAATGATATCTTACGCGGTATACCACCGCAAACCACATCGACCAACTTACAGGCTATCATCAATAAGGTCAGAAGCAGGCATCCAAACGTGAAGATGTTGCTGTTAGGAATGGAGCTTCCGGGATGGATACCTGGCGCTTTTGCTGGTGCGTTTCGCTCAGTGTTCGCGCAAGTGGCAATGAAGAATGATATGGCTTTTGTACCTTTTATGCTTGAGGGGGTTGCCGGTATCAGGCATTTGAATCTGCCCGACGGTCTGCACCCCACGGCCGACGGGTATAAGATAATTGCTGATAGGGTCTGGCCAGTGCTGGCCACACTGCTTGGCCATCAATAAACATTCAATTTAACACTTCATTATTTAGGGGATAATAATAGCTTTGCTGCCATAGTATATCATCGTAACTATTCCTATGTCAGAAACACCCCCGCAAGACTCGATCACGTTACCAAAAGTGATATTTGGTACCAGTGGGTTGGGTAATTTATATGTGGCCCTGCCGCACGAAGAGAAGCGTGCCATCGTTAAAGCTTACATCGAAAGCAGCCCTAAACCGGCAGTATTCGATTCGGCTGGCAAGTATGGCGCAGGTCAGGCGTTAGAATCATTAGGAAAGTGTCTTGAAGATCTGAACGTTGACCCCGCCGATGTACTGATCAGCAATAAACTGGCCTGGGTAAGGAGTGAACTTATCACGCCCGAACCCACTTTCGAGCCGGGTGTCTGGAAAGACCTGAAGTTCGACGCCGTTCAAAAGATCAGCTACGAGGGCATTATGGAATGCTATGAACAGGGTAACGAATTGCTCGGCAAATATCATTCGCAATATGTATCGGTGCATGACCCAGACGAATACTGGGCAGCAGCCACTGATAACACCGATCGCGAGAAACGTTACCAGGATGTTCTGGATGCTTATCGCGCGTTGACCGAATTAAAGACGCAGGGCAAGGCTCAGGCGGTAGGCGTAGGAGCAAAAGATTGGCGCAGTATTCAACGTATAGACCAGGACGTTAAACTCGACTGGGTGATGATCGCCAACAGCATGACCGTGCACAGCCATCCTGACGATCTGCTTGCTTTTATGCGTAAACTGCGCGACCAAGGCACGGTGGTCATCAACTCGGCGGTGTTCAATGGCGGATTTTTGACCGGCGGCGATTATTATAACTACCACCTGATCGATAAAGAAAGCGCCGACGGACAGGCACTTTACACTTGGCGTGAACGCTTTTACGACGTTTGCAAAACGCATAGTGTTGAGCCAGCAGCAGCATGTTTACAGTTCGGCTTAGCGGCACCGGGTGTTAAAAGCGTAGCGCTGAGCACTTCAAATCCAAAACGCATACCGCATAACATTGCGCTGGTAGATGCACACATACCCGAACAATTTTGGCAAGATCTGCTCGACCAGCACTTAATAACCGAGCAAGGTTACGAGTTGGTGAAAAAGTGACCCATTTAGGTTACGTGTAACCGTTCATATGTTCGATATTTAACAATACAATATATCCTCCAATGAAATTGATAAGATTTGGCCAACCGGGTCAGGAGCGCCCAGGGGTTTTGATCAATGATAAACGTTATGATGTTTCAGGTTTCATTCCTGATTTCAATGAATCCTTTTTTGAGACCGACGGTCTGGAAAAGCTAAAAGCTGTTGTTGAAGAACATGGTACCAACCTGCCAGAAGTTGCTGAGGACGAGCGTGTAGGTTGCCCGGTGGCGCGTCCATCTAAATTGCTTTGCATAGGCTTGAACTATGCTGACCACGCCAAGGAGACCGGTGCGCCATTGCCACCGGAGCCGGTGATCTTCATGAAAAGTACTACCGCGGTGGTTGGTCCTTTCGACGATGTCATCATTCCTAAAAACTCGGTAAAAACTGACTGGGAAGTAGAATTAGCAGTAGTGATCGGCAAAAAGGCAAGCTATGTCGACGAAGCCGACGCCGCTGATCATATAGCAGGTTACATGCTGCACAATGATATATCTGAGCGTGAGTTTCAGTTGGAGCGCAATGGAACGTGGGATAAAGGCAAGGGGTGCGATACTTTTGCACCGCTTGGCCCGTTCATGGCCACTCCGGATGAAGTAGCCGACCCTGATGCGCTTCGCCTGTGGTTAAATGTGAATGGCAAAAAGATGCAGGATGGCAACACCTCAAATTTCATCTTTAACGTGCCTTTTGTTATTTCGTACGTGAGCCAGTTCATGACCTTGTTACCGGGCGATATCATTTCTACCGGTACACCTGCAGGTGTAGGTTTGGGCTTTAACCCTCCTGTATACTTAAAACCAGGCGATGTGATGGAATTAGGCATCGATGGGCTGGGCACTCAAAAGCAAACCACCGTAGCTTACGGCGCTTGATCAGCAATATTGAAATTGAAAAAGCCCTGCTCACTTACATAGCGAAGCAGGGCTTTTTATTTGGCTATGACCATTGTTCGGAAATATCACTTATCGGTACAACTATATATACTAAGCTACCGTATAACAGTTTATGGTATGATATAGATCTTTGTGTGTAAATAATGTATTTTAGCCATCATATTGCCGCATTTTAATATTTGCCAAGCAACCAAAGTTCACAACTGAAAGCCGACCTGTTAGTATATATATGACAAGTACCGATAAGCGCTTAAGCATCGTTTATGCATGCGATAATAATTTTGCCCCGTTACTGGCGGCATCCATCAGATCGCTTGAGCTCAATTCTCCTGGTTCACAAAAAGATATTTACATCATTGATGATGGCATCAGTGCATCGAGTCGTAAAAAACTGATTGATTCGGTAACTAGTAAAGAGATCGAGTTAAAGTTCGTGCTGGTGAAAGATGTGGTAGGCAAGATCAAGATCCCTTACTTCAACAATGCCGCGCTCCCGGTCACCACGTTCTTCAGGTTATTCGTTCATACTTTTATTCCTGAGGGTACTGAGCGGGTGCTATACCTTGATTCTGATATGATCGTGCTTGGCAATGTAAAAGAGCTATGGGAGATCGACCTTGGCAACAACATCATTGGTGCAGTACAGGATCCTGGTATCAAAACGCTCGGCTGTGAATGGGGTGGAGGGGTACGCAACTGGAAGGAACTCGGTTACCAAAGTGAGGACAAATACCTGAATGCGGGTCTGTTATTGATCGACCTCAAAAAGTGGAACGAGTTCGATGTATGTAACAAAGCTTTAGATGCTGCGGTAAAACATCAGAAATATATCGTATACGGCGATCAGTACTGCTTAAATGCGGTATTGGCCAATCGCTGGCTACCATTGGACCCTGAATGGAATCACTTAGTGGATAATGATAAACCAGGTGCCAAGCTGCTTCATTACATCGGCAACAAACCGATCTATACCAACTATACTTACAGCCAAAAATATCGCGACATCTTTTTTGAGTACCTCAATGGTACGGCCTGGAAAAATCTCAAACCTGTAGGAGCATTTACCCGCAGGATGCGCATGATCAAACGTTTTATCAGAAAGATAACCGGTTAAACAAGATCATGGCTAAGCATCACTTTGACCGCGTAACACTGCTGATCACCCACTACAACCGTAGCAGGTCGTTAGAGCACTTATTGAAACGCTGCATCGAGGAAGAGCTATCGTTTGAAGAGGTAGTTATTTCTGATGATGGCAGCAAGCCCGAGCATTTGGAATATGTGAAAGGGCTGAAAGAAACTTACAGTTTTCGATTGGTGACCACTCCGCAGAACAAAGGGCTGGGTAATAACATCAACAAAGGTCAGGATGCGGTCACTACGCCCTATACGCTTTACGTACAAGAAGACTTTGAACCTACAGCCGACTTCGCGCCTAACTTTGTTAATGCGGTGAAGTTGATGGATACCGAGAGCTGGGATTTGATCCGGTTCTACACCTTTCCGTGGGCTCCATTTCCTTACCTGCGCAACTATAAGTATGGTTATGCGGAGATG
This window harbors:
- a CDS encoding glycosyltransferase produces the protein MAKHHFDRVTLLITHYNRSRSLEHLLKRCIEEELSFEEVVISDDGSKPEHLEYVKGLKETYSFRLVTTPQNKGLGNNINKGQDAVTTPYTLYVQEDFEPTADFAPNFVNAVKLMDTESWDLIRFYTFPWAPFPYLRNYKYGYAEMLYKPDLWHLNHLKFRLYSDHPHLRRTNFFDKFGRYLEGQRGDPTEYNMCMQFILKGGKALMFQGPDLFLHEAGGIEPNTMVRSKWKLSNSALIRLMRFMYLKGKVINSTIKLNKLK
- a CDS encoding glycosyltransferase family 8 protein, encoding MTSTDKRLSIVYACDNNFAPLLAASIRSLELNSPGSQKDIYIIDDGISASSRKKLIDSVTSKEIELKFVLVKDVVGKIKIPYFNNAALPVTTFFRLFVHTFIPEGTERVLYLDSDMIVLGNVKELWEIDLGNNIIGAVQDPGIKTLGCEWGGGVRNWKELGYQSEDKYLNAGLLLIDLKKWNEFDVCNKALDAAVKHQKYIVYGDQYCLNAVLANRWLPLDPEWNHLVDNDKPGAKLLHYIGNKPIYTNYTYSQKYRDIFFEYLNGTAWKNLKPVGAFTRRMRMIKRFIRKITG
- a CDS encoding fumarylacetoacetate hydrolase family protein, with the translated sequence MKLIRFGQPGQERPGVLINDKRYDVSGFIPDFNESFFETDGLEKLKAVVEEHGTNLPEVAEDERVGCPVARPSKLLCIGLNYADHAKETGAPLPPEPVIFMKSTTAVVGPFDDVIIPKNSVKTDWEVELAVVIGKKASYVDEADAADHIAGYMLHNDISEREFQLERNGTWDKGKGCDTFAPLGPFMATPDEVADPDALRLWLNVNGKKMQDGNTSNFIFNVPFVISYVSQFMTLLPGDIISTGTPAGVGLGFNPPVYLKPGDVMELGIDGLGTQKQTTVAYGA
- a CDS encoding aldo/keto reductase, with the translated sequence MSETPPQDSITLPKVIFGTSGLGNLYVALPHEEKRAIVKAYIESSPKPAVFDSAGKYGAGQALESLGKCLEDLNVDPADVLISNKLAWVRSELITPEPTFEPGVWKDLKFDAVQKISYEGIMECYEQGNELLGKYHSQYVSVHDPDEYWAAATDNTDREKRYQDVLDAYRALTELKTQGKAQAVGVGAKDWRSIQRIDQDVKLDWVMIANSMTVHSHPDDLLAFMRKLRDQGTVVINSAVFNGGFLTGGDYYNYHLIDKESADGQALYTWRERFYDVCKTHSVEPAAACLQFGLAAPGVKSVALSTSNPKRIPHNIALVDAHIPEQFWQDLLDQHLITEQGYELVKK
- a CDS encoding arylesterase — encoded protein: MKKILFFGDSLTAGYGLRDPRTTSLPALIQQRIDIDKLPYQVINAGQSGDTTSGGLLRIDGYLDQAIDVLVLELGANDILRGIPPQTTSTNLQAIINKVRSRHPNVKMLLLGMELPGWIPGAFAGAFRSVFAQVAMKNDMAFVPFMLEGVAGIRHLNLPDGLHPTADGYKIIADRVWPVLATLLGHQ